The Malus sylvestris chromosome 12, drMalSylv7.2, whole genome shotgun sequence genome contains a region encoding:
- the LOC126593132 gene encoding protein ALWAYS EARLY 2-like isoform X2, with translation MAPTRKAKGVKRYATVNEASQEKYGGGSNKKKQRRKLSDKLGPLWSNGELQCFYDAYRKYGKDWRKVAAAVRNRSIEMVEALYNMNRAYLSLPEGTASVVGLKAMMTDHYSVMEGSDSERESNDALGFSRKPQKRKLGKDQPSVSKDVFHSHPSASLEGCLSLVKRRKLDGDQPRVVGKRTPRVPVSYPHKKDDKEAYIFPIKKGRKSEGDNDDDVSHVVALLTQASQRGGSPQVSQTPYRRPVHLKSSSVQSSERMHPPPGKALANLRRASMDEDWLEGSIGSGGAETGDYPRDLLECVGTVEMPSKGKKLYKKKGKVKHSGNHQFDDGGEACSGTEEVPNLSSRATDDIEVSNTKGEQLSPQGQWTKSKKLYFGDKSSCLDALQTLADLSLMMPESMESGSSVQLKDGGANVDAEDKFSVPETTSTSQFRKKNKLPSAKHRVPCTISGLEGTNSKKSKVGRDPAIDINTVSESEQQSQSTTKILKRKRKSLVPKISNADAHMDSDMNEPSKTEGFGEEENKPVTKGKRTGQVSTPSKQWKSARSLEGSLNSDHRRTLTDLTGSTAQVPTSSQVNLPTKRTSRRKMYIPRTLHPKENSCEKKLKNQLNTRSNSVQDRSLHLKEKISCCLSSHLLRRWCTFEWFYSALDYAWFAKREFEEYLNHVGLGHIPRLTRVEWGVIRSSLGKPRRFSEHFLHEEREKLKQYRESVRKHYAELRTGVREGLPTDLARPLSVGQRVIALHPKTREVHDGSVLTVDHDKCRVQFDRPDIGVEFVMDVDCMPSNPLDNMPEALRKRNIAFDKFSCTSKEPNKIGNLNFGGPMMFASSGHLVKATSPMDAFIKQEKWDAIHTTAQPKAALADIGRAQQTAYSQPGIVVAHNQAREADIRALSELNSALDKKEALLMELRNTNNNILENKNSGECTLKDSEPFKKHYAMVLVQLKEASGQVSSALVNLRQRNTYPANSLPPWMKQPANSTIHGDPSSFDSSISQESGSSVADIVEVSKSKAHMMVNAAIQVMASGKCGEDAYVGIREALDSIDNQHFTSESRLPVNRSQEQVNGSLGQRNQISSGTSGPNLTSDSSAPKLHTDADKNEAQILSEVISACVMAVHMIQTCTERQFPPAVVAQVLDYAATSLHPRCPQNVGIYREIQMCMGRIKTQILALVPT, from the exons ATGGCCCCAACAAGAAAAGCCAAAGGTGTAAAGCGGTATGCAACTGTAAATGAGGCATCTCAGGAGAAATATGGCGGAGGGTCAAACAAAAAGAAGCAACGG AGAAAGTTGTCTGATAAGTTGGGACCGCTGTGGAGCAATGGAGAGCTTCAGTGTTTTTATGATGCATACAGAAAATATGGGAAAGATTGGAGGAAG GTGGCTGCTGCAGTGCGCAACAGAAGCATTGAGATGGTGGAGGCTCTTTACAATATGAACCGA GCGTATTTGTCATTGCCAGAGGGGACAGCTTCTGTAGTTGGCCTTAAAGCAATGATGACAGATCACTATAGTGTTATG GAAGGCAGCGATAGTGAAAGAGAGAGCAATGATGCTTTAGGATTTTCTCGAAAACCACAGAAACGCAAGCTTGGGAAAGATCAGCCCAGTGTCTCGAAAGATGTTTTCCACTCTCATCCAAGTGCATCGCTTGAAGGATGCCTGTCATTAGTAAAAAGGAGAAAGCTTGATG GTGACCAGCCTCGTGTAGTTGGGAAGAGGACGCCTCGCGTCCCAGTTTCATATCCGCATAAGAAAGATGATAAGGAAGCTTAtatttttccaattaaaaagggTCGGAAGTCAGAGGGAGACAATGATGATGATGTTTCGCATGTGGTAGCGTTATTGACTCAAGCTTCGCAAAGAGGAGGCTCTCCCCAAGTTTCTCAAACGCCATACAGAAGACCTGTTCATTTAAAATCTTCTTCTGTTCAGAGCTCAGAAAGAATG CATCCACCACCAGGGAAAGCACTTGCCAACCTTCGTCGTGCTTCAATGGACGAAGACTGGTTGGAAGGTAGTATAGGAAGTGGTGGGGCCGAAACAGGAGACTATCCCAGAGATTTGTTAGAATGTGTAGGTACAGTAGAAATGCCTTCAAAGGGAAAGAAGTTGtataaaaagaaagggaaagttaAACACAGTGGGAATCATCAGTTTGATGATGGCGGTGAAGCATGCAGTGGCACTGAAGAAGTACCTAATCTAAGTTCTAGGGCAACAGATGATATTGAAGTTTCAAATACAAAAGGGGAACAACTTTCTCCACAAGGTCAATGGACGAAGAGCAAAAAACTTTATTTTGGAG ATAAAAGTTCATGCTTGGATGCTCTGCAAACTTTAGCTGATTTGTCTCTGATGATGCCAGAATCAATGGAATCTG GATCGTCTGTCCAGTTGAAAGATGGAGGAGCAAACGTAGATGCGGAAGATAAATTTAGTGTACCTGAAACCACATCTACAAGccaatttagaaagaaaaataaactcCCCAGTGCAAAACATAGAGTGCCTTGCACAATTTCTGGACTTGAGGGTACCAATTCCAAAAAGTCCAAAGTTGGGAGGGATCCAGCAATTGATATTAATACTGTCTCAGAATCGGAACAACAATCTCAGTCTACCACCAAGATATTGAAAAGGAAACGGAAGTCTTTGGTACCAAAG ATATCAAATGCTGATGCTCATATGGATTCTGATATGAATGAACCTTCAAAGACTGAG GGATTTggtgaagaagaaaataaaccaGTGACTAAAGGAAAACGCACTGGTCAAGTCTCTACTCCTTCGAAACAATGGAAATCAGCCAGATCACTGGAAGGATCTTTGAATAGCGATCATAGGCGAACATTGACTGATTTAACGGGATCGACCGCGCAAGTGCCCACGTCAAGCCAAGTTAATTTGCCAACGAAACGAACAAGTAGACGTAAAATGTATATACCCAGAACATTGCACCCCAAAGAGAATTCTTgtgagaaaaaattgaaaaatcaacttaacACACGCTCAAACTCAGTGCAGGACAGATCACTCCATCTAAAG GAGAAGATCTCTTGTTGCTTGTCATCACATTTATTACGTAGATGGTGCACTTTTGAGTGGTTTTATAGCGCACTTGACTACGCTTGGTTTGCCAAAAGGGAGTTTGAGGAGTACTTAAATCATGTTGGACTGGGACACATTCCGAGACTAACTCGTGTTGAATGGGGTGTCATTAGAAG TTCCCTTGGCAAACCTCGGAGGTTTTCTGAGCACTTTCTACATGAAGAAAGGGAGAAACTTAAACAATATCGGGAATCTGTGAGGAAACATTATGCTGAACTTCGTACTGGTGTGAGGGAAGGACTCCCAACAGATTTAGCAAGACCTTTATCAGTTGGGCAACGAGTAATTGCTCTACATCCTAAAACAAGAGAAGTTCACGATGGAAGTGTGCTCACCGTTGATCATGATAAGTGCAGGGTTCAGTTTGACCGTCCAGATATAGGAGTTGAATTTGTCATG GATGTTGATTGTATGCCTTCGAACCCATTGGATAATATGCCAGAAGCTCTTAGGAAACGGAATATTGCTTTTGACAAATTCTCGTGTACATCCAAGGAGCCAAATAAAATTGGAAATCTAAATTTTGGAGGGCCTATGATGTTTGCTTCAAGTGGACATTTGGTGAAAGCAACTAGCCCCATGGATGCCTTCATAAAGCAGGAGAAG TGGGATGCAATTCATACAACTGCACAACCAAAAGCAGCATTAGCTGATATTGGTAGGGCACAACAGACAGCATATAGTCAACCTGGTATCGTGGTGGCACATAATCAAGCAAGGGAAGCTGATATACGAGCTCTTTCTGAGTTGAATAGTGCTCTTGATAAGAAG gaGGCATTGTTGATGGAGCTTAGGAACACAAATAATAACATTTTGGAAAACAAGAACAGTGGAGAATGCACTTTAAAAGATAGCGAGCCTTTTAAGAAGCATTACGCCATGGTACTTGTACAGCTAAAGGAAGCCAGTGGCCAG GTTTCTTCAGCTTTGGTTAATTTGAGGCAACGTAATACTTACCCTGCAAATTCCTTGCCTCCTTGGATGAAACAACCAGCCAATTCCACCATCCATGGTGACCCGAGTTCCTTCGACAGCTCTATTTCTCAAGAGTCAGGATCTAGTGTTGCTGACATTGTTGAAGTTTCAAAATCGAAAGCACATATGATGGTTAATGCTGCTATTCAG GTAATGGCGTCAGGGAAGTGCGGGGAAGATGCTTACGTTGGGATAAGAGAGGCTCTAGATTCCATCGATAACCAGCATTTCACATCAGAGTCTAGATTACCTGTGAACAGGTCTCAAGAGCAAGTAAATGGTAGTTTGGGCCAACGCAATCAGATAAGTTCCGGCACATCAGGTCCCAACTTGACCAGTGATTCATCTGCGCCGAAGTTGCATACCGACGCTGACAAAAATGAGGCTCAGATTCTTTCGGAGGTCATCTCTGCATGCGTGATGGCTGTACACATGATACAG ACGTGCACTGAACGACAGTTTCCTCCGGCTGTTGTTGCTCAAGTATTAGATTACGCAGCGACAAGCCTGCATCCACGCTGCCCCCAGAACGTTGGAatttacagagaaatacaaatGTGCATGGGCAGAATCAAGACACAGATATTAGCACTCGTACCAACTTGA
- the LOC126593132 gene encoding protein ALWAYS EARLY 2-like isoform X4 encodes MAPTRKAKGVKRYATVNEASQEKYGGGSNKKKQRKRKLSDKLGPLWSNGELQCFYDAYRKYGKDWRKVAAAVRNRSIEMVEALYNMNRAYLSLPEGTASVVGLKAMMTDHYSVMEGSDSERESNDALGFSRKPQKRKLGKDQPSVSKDVFHSHPSASLEGCLSLVKRRKLDGDQPRVVGKRTPRVPVSYPHKKDDKEAYIFPIKKGRKSEGDNDDDVSHVVALLTQASQRGGSPQVSQTPYRRPVHLKSSSVQSSERMHPPPGKALANLRRASMDEDWLEGSIGSGGAETGDYPRDLLECVGTVEMPSKGKKLYKKKGKVKHSGNHQFDDGGEACSGTEEVPNLSSRATDDIEVSNTKGEQLSPQGQWTKSKKLYFGDKSSCLDALQTLADLSLMMPESMESGSSVQLKDGGANVDAEDKFSVPETTSTSQFRKKNKLPSAKHRVPCTISGLEGTNSKKSKVGRDPAIDINTVSESEQQSQSTTKILKRKRKSLVPKISNADAHMDSDMNEPSKTEGFGEEENKPVTKGKRTGQVSTPSKQWKSARSLEGSLNSDHRRTLTDLTGSTAQVPTSSQVNLPTKRTSRRKMYIPRTLHPKENSCEKKLKNQLNTRSNSVQDRSLHLKEKISCCLSSHLLRRWCTFEWFYSALDYAWFAKREFEEYLNHVGLGHIPRLTRVEWGVIRSSLGKPRRFSEHFLHEEREKLKQYRESVRKHYAELRTGVREGLPTDLARPLSVGQRVIALHPKTREVHDGSVLTVDHDKCRVQFDRPDIGVEFVMDVDCMPSNPLDNMPEALRKRNIAFDKFSCTSKEPNKIGNLNFGGPMMFASSGHLVKATSPMDAFIKQEKWDAIHTTAQPKAALADIGRAQQTAYSQPGIVVAHNQAREADIRALSELNSALDKKVSSALVNLRQRNTYPANSLPPWMKQPANSTIHGDPSSFDSSISQESGSSVADIVEVSKSKAHMMVNAAIQVMASGKCGEDAYVGIREALDSIDNQHFTSESRLPVNRSQEQVNGSLGQRNQISSGTSGPNLTSDSSAPKLHTDADKNEAQILSEVISACVMAVHMIQTCTERQFPPAVVAQVLDYAATSLHPRCPQNVGIYREIQMCMGRIKTQILALVPT; translated from the exons ATGGCCCCAACAAGAAAAGCCAAAGGTGTAAAGCGGTATGCAACTGTAAATGAGGCATCTCAGGAGAAATATGGCGGAGGGTCAAACAAAAAGAAGCAACGG AAGAGAAAGTTGTCTGATAAGTTGGGACCGCTGTGGAGCAATGGAGAGCTTCAGTGTTTTTATGATGCATACAGAAAATATGGGAAAGATTGGAGGAAG GTGGCTGCTGCAGTGCGCAACAGAAGCATTGAGATGGTGGAGGCTCTTTACAATATGAACCGA GCGTATTTGTCATTGCCAGAGGGGACAGCTTCTGTAGTTGGCCTTAAAGCAATGATGACAGATCACTATAGTGTTATG GAAGGCAGCGATAGTGAAAGAGAGAGCAATGATGCTTTAGGATTTTCTCGAAAACCACAGAAACGCAAGCTTGGGAAAGATCAGCCCAGTGTCTCGAAAGATGTTTTCCACTCTCATCCAAGTGCATCGCTTGAAGGATGCCTGTCATTAGTAAAAAGGAGAAAGCTTGATG GTGACCAGCCTCGTGTAGTTGGGAAGAGGACGCCTCGCGTCCCAGTTTCATATCCGCATAAGAAAGATGATAAGGAAGCTTAtatttttccaattaaaaagggTCGGAAGTCAGAGGGAGACAATGATGATGATGTTTCGCATGTGGTAGCGTTATTGACTCAAGCTTCGCAAAGAGGAGGCTCTCCCCAAGTTTCTCAAACGCCATACAGAAGACCTGTTCATTTAAAATCTTCTTCTGTTCAGAGCTCAGAAAGAATG CATCCACCACCAGGGAAAGCACTTGCCAACCTTCGTCGTGCTTCAATGGACGAAGACTGGTTGGAAGGTAGTATAGGAAGTGGTGGGGCCGAAACAGGAGACTATCCCAGAGATTTGTTAGAATGTGTAGGTACAGTAGAAATGCCTTCAAAGGGAAAGAAGTTGtataaaaagaaagggaaagttaAACACAGTGGGAATCATCAGTTTGATGATGGCGGTGAAGCATGCAGTGGCACTGAAGAAGTACCTAATCTAAGTTCTAGGGCAACAGATGATATTGAAGTTTCAAATACAAAAGGGGAACAACTTTCTCCACAAGGTCAATGGACGAAGAGCAAAAAACTTTATTTTGGAG ATAAAAGTTCATGCTTGGATGCTCTGCAAACTTTAGCTGATTTGTCTCTGATGATGCCAGAATCAATGGAATCTG GATCGTCTGTCCAGTTGAAAGATGGAGGAGCAAACGTAGATGCGGAAGATAAATTTAGTGTACCTGAAACCACATCTACAAGccaatttagaaagaaaaataaactcCCCAGTGCAAAACATAGAGTGCCTTGCACAATTTCTGGACTTGAGGGTACCAATTCCAAAAAGTCCAAAGTTGGGAGGGATCCAGCAATTGATATTAATACTGTCTCAGAATCGGAACAACAATCTCAGTCTACCACCAAGATATTGAAAAGGAAACGGAAGTCTTTGGTACCAAAG ATATCAAATGCTGATGCTCATATGGATTCTGATATGAATGAACCTTCAAAGACTGAG GGATTTggtgaagaagaaaataaaccaGTGACTAAAGGAAAACGCACTGGTCAAGTCTCTACTCCTTCGAAACAATGGAAATCAGCCAGATCACTGGAAGGATCTTTGAATAGCGATCATAGGCGAACATTGACTGATTTAACGGGATCGACCGCGCAAGTGCCCACGTCAAGCCAAGTTAATTTGCCAACGAAACGAACAAGTAGACGTAAAATGTATATACCCAGAACATTGCACCCCAAAGAGAATTCTTgtgagaaaaaattgaaaaatcaacttaacACACGCTCAAACTCAGTGCAGGACAGATCACTCCATCTAAAG GAGAAGATCTCTTGTTGCTTGTCATCACATTTATTACGTAGATGGTGCACTTTTGAGTGGTTTTATAGCGCACTTGACTACGCTTGGTTTGCCAAAAGGGAGTTTGAGGAGTACTTAAATCATGTTGGACTGGGACACATTCCGAGACTAACTCGTGTTGAATGGGGTGTCATTAGAAG TTCCCTTGGCAAACCTCGGAGGTTTTCTGAGCACTTTCTACATGAAGAAAGGGAGAAACTTAAACAATATCGGGAATCTGTGAGGAAACATTATGCTGAACTTCGTACTGGTGTGAGGGAAGGACTCCCAACAGATTTAGCAAGACCTTTATCAGTTGGGCAACGAGTAATTGCTCTACATCCTAAAACAAGAGAAGTTCACGATGGAAGTGTGCTCACCGTTGATCATGATAAGTGCAGGGTTCAGTTTGACCGTCCAGATATAGGAGTTGAATTTGTCATG GATGTTGATTGTATGCCTTCGAACCCATTGGATAATATGCCAGAAGCTCTTAGGAAACGGAATATTGCTTTTGACAAATTCTCGTGTACATCCAAGGAGCCAAATAAAATTGGAAATCTAAATTTTGGAGGGCCTATGATGTTTGCTTCAAGTGGACATTTGGTGAAAGCAACTAGCCCCATGGATGCCTTCATAAAGCAGGAGAAG TGGGATGCAATTCATACAACTGCACAACCAAAAGCAGCATTAGCTGATATTGGTAGGGCACAACAGACAGCATATAGTCAACCTGGTATCGTGGTGGCACATAATCAAGCAAGGGAAGCTGATATACGAGCTCTTTCTGAGTTGAATAGTGCTCTTGATAAGAAG GTTTCTTCAGCTTTGGTTAATTTGAGGCAACGTAATACTTACCCTGCAAATTCCTTGCCTCCTTGGATGAAACAACCAGCCAATTCCACCATCCATGGTGACCCGAGTTCCTTCGACAGCTCTATTTCTCAAGAGTCAGGATCTAGTGTTGCTGACATTGTTGAAGTTTCAAAATCGAAAGCACATATGATGGTTAATGCTGCTATTCAG GTAATGGCGTCAGGGAAGTGCGGGGAAGATGCTTACGTTGGGATAAGAGAGGCTCTAGATTCCATCGATAACCAGCATTTCACATCAGAGTCTAGATTACCTGTGAACAGGTCTCAAGAGCAAGTAAATGGTAGTTTGGGCCAACGCAATCAGATAAGTTCCGGCACATCAGGTCCCAACTTGACCAGTGATTCATCTGCGCCGAAGTTGCATACCGACGCTGACAAAAATGAGGCTCAGATTCTTTCGGAGGTCATCTCTGCATGCGTGATGGCTGTACACATGATACAG ACGTGCACTGAACGACAGTTTCCTCCGGCTGTTGTTGCTCAAGTATTAGATTACGCAGCGACAAGCCTGCATCCACGCTGCCCCCAGAACGTTGGAatttacagagaaatacaaatGTGCATGGGCAGAATCAAGACACAGATATTAGCACTCGTACCAACTTGA